Proteins found in one Channa argus isolate prfri chromosome 7, Channa argus male v1.0, whole genome shotgun sequence genomic segment:
- the LOC137130485 gene encoding CD209 antigen-like protein E, whose product MLEELNYVTVTFRSNSVSLQNKPIESEIIYEEVKTEEQACDTHPVIPENEKKAPFFTLLHLIAVGLGVICVILVSFVIALSIQLNKVTSEQQSQNTSFEKQKKGLIEERDRLNWTMETILEQETFYVKDYCVEKVCKPCLENWVLFQSTCYLFSEYRFYSSWKNWDGSREDCRQRKADLVVIDSQEEQEFIKNHIKNYHDDNHGYWIGLRSINIMDTWMWVDKRNVTTMYWNTKKAGKGLCALSLPNGDLLSNWQKTGCDMRNRWICETRALIK is encoded by the exons ATGTTAGAAGAACTGAATTACGTGACGGTGACTTTCAGGAGTAACAGTGTTTCTTTACAGA ATAAACCGATTGAGTCGGAGATAATCTACGAAGAGGTGAAGACTGAGGAGCAAGCATGTGACACACATCCTGTTATACCAG AAAACGAAAAGAAAGCTCCATTCTTTACTCTGCTTCACCTGATCGCAGTAGGTCTGGGAGTTATTTGTGTCATCTTGGTGTCCTTCGTCATCGCCCTCAGTATCCAAT TGAACAAAGTCACGTCAGAGCAGCAAAGCCAAAACACCAGCTTTGAGAAGCAGAAAAAAGGACTGATcgaagaaagagacagacttAACTGGACCATGGAGACCATCCTGGAACAGGAGACATTTTATGTGAAGGACTACTGTGtagaaaaag TGTGTAAACCTTGTTTAGAAAACTGGGTGCTGTTCCAGTCGACCTGTTACCTGTTTTCAGAATATCGGTTTTACTCTTCATGGAAAAACTGGGATGGCAGTCGTGAGGACtgcagacaaagaaaagcagatcTGGTGGTGATTGACAGCCAGGAGGAACAG GAATTCATCAAGAACCACATCAAAAACTACCATGATGATAATCATGGATACTGGATTGGCTTGAGGTCCATTAATATAATGGACACTTGGATGTGGGTAGATAAAAGGAACGTAACTACGAT GTACTGGAATACAAAAAAGGCTGGTAAAGGATTGTGTGCTCTAAGTCTGCCAAATGGAGATCTTCTGTCCAACTGGCAGAAAACAGGCTGTGACATGAGGAACCGCTGGATCTGTGAAACAAGAGCTTTGATCAAATAA
- the LOC137130488 gene encoding C-type lectin domain family 4 member C-like, which produces MGTEVISTVDKCPGETPPKADGEEAACSRHFFWAACLLTLVSISFFIYIRVIVHKQESYLNHVEAENLQLIRSRVALQAEMDSLNSTLGFILKFDTFLFQKYCPQKKCQPCPTGWIQFQQKCYLFYDKDPPWKEWQQSQEICQSKAADLVIIDNLQEQEFVSNNTKYYYDNYHGYWVGLNQTADNNWVWVDGHNDTLGYWMVEALGVPGPCALMIPGRNFTANWDPAYCTMENKFICESEALIWKVERLSTNLTVVGSIPGCSGHMSKCP; this is translated from the exons ATGGGAACAGAAGTAATTTCTACAGTGGACAAATGTCCTGGAGAAACACCCCCCAAAG CCGACGGCGAAGAAGCTGCGTGTTCTCGGCACTTTTTTTGGGCTGCGTGCCTCCTAACGTTGGTGAGCATCAGTTTCTTCATCTACA TCAGAGTGATAGTGCATAAACAGGAATCATACCTCAACCACGTCGAGGCGGAGAATCTGCAGCTGATCCGGAGCAGGGTCGCCTTACAGGCAGAGATGGACAGTCTCAACTCGACGCTGGGATTCATCCTGAAATTTGACACCTTTCTATTTCAAAAATACTGCCCACAAAAAA AGTGTCAGCCGTGTCCGACAGGCTGGATTCAGTTTCAGCAAAAGTGCTACCTGTTTTATGATAAAGACCCTCCTTGGAAAGAGTGGCAACAAAGCCAAGAGATTTGTCAAAGCAAAGCTGCAGATCTTGTTATTATTGATAATCTACAGGAACAG GAATTTGTCAGTAATAACACCAAGTACTACTATGACAATTATCACGGATACTGGGTGGGTTTGAATCAAACTGCTGACAATAACTGGGTCTGGGTTGATGGACATAATGACACTCTAGG GTACTGGATGGTGGAGGCACTAGGTGTCCCTGGTCCGTGTGCACTGATGATCCCCGGTAGGAATTTTACAGCCAACTGGGACCCAGCATATTGTACAATGGAGAACAAATTCATCTGTGAGAGTGAAGCCCTGATATG gaaggtagagcggttgtccaccaatctcacagttgttggttcaatccccggctgctctggtcacatgtcgaagtgtccttga